The following proteins are co-located in the Tissierellales bacterium genome:
- a CDS encoding metal-sensing transcriptional repressor: MNEERKKALNLLKTARGQIDGIIKMIEDDRYCVDISKQILSSIGLLKKANTNMLDQHIRNCVQDAVLHGEGEEKIDEVINIIDRYMK; this comes from the coding sequence ATGAATGAGGAAAGAAAAAAGGCTTTAAACTTATTAAAGACTGCCAGGGGCCAAATAGATGGTATTATTAAGATGATAGAAGATGATAGATATTGTGTGGATATATCTAAACAAATTTTATCTTCTATAGGCTTATTAAAAAAGGCAAATACAAATATGTTAGATCAACATATTAGAAATTGTGTACAAGATGCAGTTCTTCATGGTGAAGGTGAAGAAAAGATAGATGAGGTTATAAATATTATAGATAGATATATGAAATAA
- a CDS encoding cation transporter, with translation MKKTITIEGMSCGHCVAAVEKALKELDNISKVDVNLENKKAQVEGVNLNDSVLKKVIDEAGYEVVEIR, from the coding sequence ATGAAAAAAACTATTACAATTGAAGGAATGTCCTGTGGACATTGTGTAGCAGCTGTTGAAAAAGCTTTAAAGGAATTAGATAATATATCAAAAGTAGATGTAAATTTGGAAAATAAAAAAGCTCAAGTTGAAGGAGTAAATTTAAATGATTCAGTATTAAAAAAAGTTATAGATGAAGCTGGCTATGAAGTAGTAGAAATTAGGTGA